One region of Eriocheir sinensis breed Jianghai 21 chromosome 36, ASM2467909v1, whole genome shotgun sequence genomic DNA includes:
- the LOC127007801 gene encoding protein GUCD1-like isoform X1: MHTGGIRSSAMVRMGGTQPTEEQVMLVVEHVQQRHTWDCGLACVTMVLPPSTRSRFSSQLYKICQEEGFDKSTWSIDLAYLLQRFGIKHRYMTITLGVDPGFSSESFYDHVLHKDAQRVLERFRAAKDHGVVVEQGVTTINDILAHLHQEGPVILLTNAHLLVCLRCARAMPHLRSCLPCSPPYQGHYILLVGFDMKKGHIYYRNPSFGNRICSISFVKLDKARQSYGTDEDIIFIYKNDSREESVCV, encoded by the exons ATGCACACTGGGGGAATACGCAGCAG TGCAATGGTGAGGATGGGGGGGACGCAGCCCACGGAGGAGCAAGTGATGCTCGTTGTGGAGCACGTGCAGCAGCGGCACACCTGGGACTGCGGCCTGGCCTGCGTCACCATGGTGCTCCCGCCCTCCACCAGGTCAAGGTTTTCCTCTCAGCTCTACAAGATATGCCAAGAGGAGGGCTTCGATAAGAG CACATGGAGCATTGATCTTGCGTACCTGCTCCAAAGGTTTGGCATCAAGCACCGCTACATGACAATCACTCTGGGCGTGGACCCGGGCTTCTCCTCTGAAAGCTTCTATGACCACGTCCTCCATAAA GATGCCCAGAGGGTGTTGGAGCGGTTCCGTGCGGCCAAGGATCacggggtggtggtggagcaagGCGTCACAACCATCAACGACATCCTGGCCCACCTGCACCAGGAAGGCCCCGTCATCCTGCTGACCAACGCCCATCTGCTGGTGTGCCTGCGCTGCGCCCGTGCCATGCCCCACCTGCGCTCCTGCCTCCCCTGCTCCCCGCCCTACCAGGGACACTACATCCTCCTTGTCGGCTTTGACATGAAGAAGGGACACATCTACTATAGGAATCCCTCGTTTGGTAATCGCATCTGTTCCATATCCTTTGTCAAGCTGGACAAGGCGAGGCAGAGTTATGGGACTGATGAAGAcataatatttatatataaaaacgATTCACGCGAAGAGTCAGTTTGTGTATGA
- the LOC127007801 gene encoding protein GUCD1-like isoform X2, giving the protein MVRMGGTQPTEEQVMLVVEHVQQRHTWDCGLACVTMVLPPSTRSRFSSQLYKICQEEGFDKSTWSIDLAYLLQRFGIKHRYMTITLGVDPGFSSESFYDHVLHKDAQRVLERFRAAKDHGVVVEQGVTTINDILAHLHQEGPVILLTNAHLLVCLRCARAMPHLRSCLPCSPPYQGHYILLVGFDMKKGHIYYRNPSFGNRICSISFVKLDKARQSYGTDEDIIFIYKNDSREESVCV; this is encoded by the exons ATGGTGAGGATGGGGGGGACGCAGCCCACGGAGGAGCAAGTGATGCTCGTTGTGGAGCACGTGCAGCAGCGGCACACCTGGGACTGCGGCCTGGCCTGCGTCACCATGGTGCTCCCGCCCTCCACCAGGTCAAGGTTTTCCTCTCAGCTCTACAAGATATGCCAAGAGGAGGGCTTCGATAAGAG CACATGGAGCATTGATCTTGCGTACCTGCTCCAAAGGTTTGGCATCAAGCACCGCTACATGACAATCACTCTGGGCGTGGACCCGGGCTTCTCCTCTGAAAGCTTCTATGACCACGTCCTCCATAAA GATGCCCAGAGGGTGTTGGAGCGGTTCCGTGCGGCCAAGGATCacggggtggtggtggagcaagGCGTCACAACCATCAACGACATCCTGGCCCACCTGCACCAGGAAGGCCCCGTCATCCTGCTGACCAACGCCCATCTGCTGGTGTGCCTGCGCTGCGCCCGTGCCATGCCCCACCTGCGCTCCTGCCTCCCCTGCTCCCCGCCCTACCAGGGACACTACATCCTCCTTGTCGGCTTTGACATGAAGAAGGGACACATCTACTATAGGAATCCCTCGTTTGGTAATCGCATCTGTTCCATATCCTTTGTCAAGCTGGACAAGGCGAGGCAGAGTTATGGGACTGATGAAGAcataatatttatatataaaaacgATTCACGCGAAGAGTCAGTTTGTGTATGA